In Egicoccus sp. AB-alg2, the following are encoded in one genomic region:
- the glgX gene encoding glycogen debranching protein GlgX — protein METWPGQPYPLGATYDGFGTNFALFSAAADAVDLCLFDDEGTETCVRLSEVTGHVWHGYLPTIGPGQRYGYRVHGPYDPARGLRCNPSKLLIDPYAKAVDGELQWGQPVFGYTFGDPDGPPNTEDSAPYVPRSVVANPFFEWGDDRHPRTPMHQTVIYEVHAKGLTKLHPDVPESQRGTYAGLSHPAVIEYLQDLGVTAVELLPVHRHVPESDLVERGLTNYWGYNSIAYLAPHDGYASGTAEQAVTEFKQMVKTLHQAGIEVILDVVYNHTAEGNHLGPTLSLKGIDNPAYYRLVDDDPRYYMDYTGTGNSMNMRHPHVLQLIMDSLRYWVNEMHVDGFRFDLASTLARELHDVDRLSTFFEVIQQDPVISQVKLIAEPWDVGEGGYQVGNFPPLWSEWNGMYRDTIRDFWRGEPATLPEFASRLTGSSDLYESDTRRPGASVNFVTAHDGFTLADLVAYNDKHNEANGEDNQDGTDDNRSWNCGAEGPTDDPEVVALRARQQRNFLTTLLLSQGVPMLLGGDEFGRSQGGNNNAYCQDNEISWFDWEAVDEDLLAFTTGLIALRSEHPVFRRRRWFQGRPLRGEEIDDIGWLRPDGSEMDDQDWDASFAKSLQVFLNGHGIPSPDPRGQQVVDDSFLILFNASDQTIEFTLPPEPWGERWQVVVDTAAKVLPDPGETIAAGGACKVVGRGIVVLQELDA, from the coding sequence ATCGAGACCTGGCCCGGTCAGCCTTACCCGCTGGGCGCCACCTACGACGGCTTCGGCACCAACTTCGCGCTCTTCAGTGCGGCCGCCGATGCGGTCGACCTGTGCCTCTTCGACGACGAGGGCACGGAGACGTGCGTCCGCCTGAGCGAGGTCACCGGCCACGTCTGGCACGGCTACCTGCCCACGATCGGGCCCGGCCAGCGCTACGGCTACCGCGTCCACGGGCCCTACGACCCCGCACGCGGGCTGCGGTGCAACCCGAGCAAGCTGCTGATCGACCCCTACGCCAAGGCCGTCGACGGGGAACTGCAGTGGGGCCAACCCGTGTTCGGCTACACGTTCGGTGACCCGGATGGTCCGCCCAACACCGAGGACAGCGCGCCGTACGTGCCCCGCAGCGTCGTCGCCAACCCGTTCTTCGAGTGGGGCGACGACCGCCACCCGCGCACGCCGATGCACCAGACCGTGATCTACGAGGTCCACGCCAAGGGGCTGACCAAGCTCCACCCGGATGTGCCCGAGTCGCAGCGCGGCACGTACGCCGGGCTGTCCCACCCGGCCGTGATCGAGTACCTGCAGGACCTCGGCGTCACCGCGGTCGAACTGCTACCGGTCCACCGGCACGTCCCCGAGTCGGACCTGGTGGAGCGCGGCCTGACGAACTACTGGGGCTACAACTCGATCGCCTACCTCGCCCCGCACGACGGGTACGCGTCGGGCACGGCCGAGCAGGCGGTCACCGAGTTCAAGCAGATGGTCAAGACCCTCCACCAGGCCGGCATCGAGGTCATCCTCGACGTGGTCTACAACCACACCGCCGAGGGCAACCACCTCGGCCCCACCCTGTCGCTGAAGGGCATCGACAACCCGGCCTACTACCGGCTGGTCGACGACGACCCGCGCTACTACATGGACTACACCGGCACCGGCAACTCCATGAACATGCGCCATCCCCACGTGCTGCAGTTGATCATGGACTCGCTGCGCTACTGGGTGAACGAGATGCACGTCGACGGCTTCCGCTTCGACCTCGCCTCCACGCTGGCCCGCGAACTGCACGACGTGGACCGGCTGTCGACCTTCTTCGAGGTCATCCAGCAGGACCCGGTCATCAGCCAGGTCAAGCTCATCGCCGAGCCCTGGGACGTCGGCGAGGGCGGCTACCAGGTCGGCAACTTCCCGCCGCTGTGGTCCGAGTGGAACGGGATGTACCGCGACACCATCCGCGACTTCTGGCGCGGCGAGCCCGCGACGCTGCCGGAGTTCGCCTCCCGGTTGACGGGCAGCTCGGACCTGTACGAGTCGGACACCCGCCGCCCCGGCGCCAGCGTCAACTTCGTGACCGCCCACGACGGGTTCACGCTGGCCGACCTGGTGGCCTACAACGACAAGCACAACGAGGCCAACGGCGAGGACAACCAGGACGGCACCGACGACAACCGCTCCTGGAACTGCGGCGCGGAGGGGCCGACCGACGACCCCGAGGTGGTCGCGTTGCGGGCCCGCCAGCAGCGCAACTTCCTGACCACGCTGCTGCTCAGCCAGGGCGTGCCGATGCTGCTCGGCGGTGACGAGTTCGGACGCAGCCAGGGCGGCAACAACAACGCCTACTGCCAGGACAACGAGATCTCCTGGTTCGACTGGGAGGCGGTCGACGAGGACCTGCTCGCCTTCACGACGGGGCTGATCGCCCTGCGCTCCGAGCACCCGGTGTTCCGTCGTCGGCGCTGGTTCCAGGGCCGACCGTTGCGCGGCGAGGAGATCGACGACATCGGCTGGCTGCGGCCCGACGGGTCGGAGATGGACGACCAGGACTGGGACGCCAGCTTCGCCAAGTCGCTGCAGGTCTTCCTGAACGGTCACGGCATCCCGAGCCCGGACCCGCGCGGCCAGCAGGTCGTCGACGACTCGTTCCTGATCCTGTTCAACGCCAGCGACCAGACCATCGAGTTCACGCTGCCCCCCGAGCCGTGGGGCGAGCGCTGGCAGGTCGTCGTGGACACGGCGGCGAAGGTGCTGCCGGACCCCGGCGAGACCATCGCCGCGGGTGGCGCGTGCAAGGTGGTCGGGCGCGGCATCGTCGTCCTGCAGGAGCTCGACGCGTGA
- the treZ gene encoding malto-oligosyltrehalose trehalohydrolase, translated as MTHHADHDHLGATARDDGSTRFLVWAPEAEGVEVVLDDGQRVEPLAATHRGYHEATVDGVGAGDRYRVRLRTSDGSHLDRNDPASRWQPDGLHGPSAVDDPSFDWTDAGWVNPPLREHVLYELHVGTFTPEGTFDAIVPRLPDLRELGVTAIELMPVWQFPGERNWGYDGVLPYAVQHSYGGPAGLRRLVDAAHAAGIAVVLDVVYNHFGPEGNHLSDFGPYLTDRYDTPWGQAVNVDGAHSDAVRRYFVENAVRWVREFHVDGLRLDAVHAILDQSAVHLLEEIAREVHAEARRAGRHTFVIAESDLADPRLVRATALGGYGLDGQWLDDVHHALHVAFTGERTGYYEDYRGLVDLQHALRDRFVMAGRWSAHRQRTVGRPARDVPYGRFVACTQNHDQVGNRMLGERQADLLDHEQLKTSAAALLLLPFTPMLWMGQEYAETAPFQYFVSHTDPDLVEAVRTGRRREFAYFADQGEAPDPQAEATFERSKLDWSLREQDRNATVLALYRELLRLRREVPALTAEDAGPADAVLHAATTLSFRRSRAADPAQDVVVVLHAGEAAADVPLPPDATWQVVFDTADVRWGGPGGVAVDDAPGAPRVRLPGTSAVLLRRG; from the coding sequence GTGACCCACCACGCGGACCACGACCACCTCGGTGCCACCGCACGCGACGACGGCTCCACCCGTTTCCTCGTCTGGGCCCCGGAGGCCGAGGGCGTCGAGGTGGTGCTCGACGACGGCCAGCGCGTCGAACCGCTGGCCGCCACGCACCGCGGCTATCACGAGGCCACGGTCGACGGCGTCGGTGCCGGGGACCGCTACCGGGTGCGGCTGCGCACGTCCGACGGCAGCCACCTCGACCGCAACGACCCCGCCTCCCGCTGGCAGCCCGACGGGCTGCACGGCCCGTCCGCCGTCGACGACCCGAGCTTCGACTGGACCGACGCCGGCTGGGTCAACCCGCCGCTGCGCGAACACGTCCTCTACGAACTCCACGTCGGGACGTTCACGCCCGAAGGCACCTTCGACGCGATCGTCCCCCGCCTGCCGGACCTGCGCGAGCTCGGCGTCACGGCGATCGAGCTCATGCCGGTGTGGCAGTTCCCCGGCGAGCGCAACTGGGGCTACGACGGCGTACTGCCCTATGCGGTGCAGCACTCCTACGGCGGCCCTGCCGGGCTGCGCCGGTTGGTCGACGCGGCCCACGCGGCGGGTATCGCGGTCGTGCTCGACGTCGTCTACAACCACTTCGGGCCGGAGGGCAACCACCTGTCCGACTTCGGCCCGTACCTCACCGACCGCTACGACACGCCGTGGGGCCAGGCGGTCAACGTCGACGGTGCGCACAGCGACGCCGTGCGCCGCTACTTCGTGGAGAACGCGGTCCGCTGGGTCCGCGAGTTCCACGTCGACGGGCTGCGGCTGGACGCCGTGCACGCCATCCTCGACCAGTCGGCGGTCCACCTTCTGGAGGAGATCGCGCGCGAGGTCCACGCCGAGGCCCGACGGGCAGGTCGGCACACCTTCGTGATCGCGGAATCCGACCTGGCCGACCCACGCCTGGTGCGCGCGACGGCGCTCGGCGGCTACGGGCTGGACGGCCAGTGGCTCGACGACGTCCACCACGCTCTGCACGTCGCGTTCACCGGAGAGCGCACGGGCTACTACGAGGACTACCGCGGGCTGGTCGACCTCCAGCACGCCCTGCGCGACCGCTTCGTGATGGCCGGCCGCTGGTCGGCACATCGTCAGCGCACCGTCGGCCGGCCGGCGCGCGACGTGCCCTACGGCCGGTTCGTCGCGTGCACGCAGAACCACGACCAGGTCGGCAACCGCATGCTCGGCGAGCGCCAGGCCGACCTGCTCGACCACGAGCAGCTGAAGACCTCGGCCGCGGCCCTGCTGCTCCTGCCCTTCACGCCGATGCTGTGGATGGGCCAGGAGTACGCCGAGACGGCGCCCTTCCAGTACTTCGTCTCGCACACCGACCCGGACCTCGTCGAGGCGGTCCGCACCGGCCGGCGACGCGAGTTCGCCTACTTCGCCGACCAGGGCGAGGCCCCGGACCCGCAGGCCGAGGCCACCTTCGAGCGTTCCAAGCTCGACTGGTCGCTGCGCGAGCAGGACCGCAACGCCACCGTGCTCGCGTTGTACCGGGAACTGCTGCGACTGCGCCGCGAGGTGCCAGCACTGACCGCGGAGGACGCCGGCCCCGCCGACGCCGTGCTGCACGCCGCGACGACACTGTCGTTCCGGCGCTCGCGCGCGGCCGATCCCGCCCAGGACGTCGTGGTCGTCCTCCATGCCGGGGAGGCGGCGGCCGACGTGCCGCTGCCACCGGACGCGACGTGGCAGGTGGTGTTCGACACCGCCGACGTGCGCTGGGGCGGCCCGGGTGGTGTGGCGGTGGACGACGCCCCTGGCGCACCTCGCGTGCGCCTGCCGGGCACCTCGGCGGTGCTGCTACGGCGAGGGTGA